A single region of the Methylocystis echinoides genome encodes:
- the tnpC gene encoding IS66 family transposase: MALRSTPLPSDPALLTELALALEAENETLRTTIVTLKALIFGARSERFAGLGSEQLALDLLDDRAEETRKTAAGNDDVPPGEPARNTPRKKAERNIGKLPEHLPRCERVIEPATTLCPCCKGKMHRIGEDVSEALDRVPAVLRVLRTIRPKYACRACESAVVQAPAPAQLIEGGMVSTALVAHIAVAKYGWLSTLYRQTAILAGQGAVVDRQTLARWMKRTAWMLKGLYDLQLAVMHRCPRLFCDETPMPVLAPGHVKLRQFWAHATDDRPWAGPAPPAVAYVFAGGRSKKEIASQLSGFTGILQVDGYAAYKALVKDERAESRITLAFCLTHARRKFVAVFKTTNSPFAKEVIETIAMVYAIEKRIRGKSADERHAIRHVETKPIMEALHARLVVVRDGLSQISPLTKAINYTLAHWSGLTRFLGDGRIEPDTNIVERPIRSIAIGKRNSLFAGDNGGAETWAILSSLIQTAKLNGVDPETWLADVLERMVSGATTNNQLAELLAWNWKAAREQGKSAA, translated from the coding sequence CTCTGCTGACGGAGCTGGCGCTCGCGCTCGAAGCGGAAAACGAGACGCTGCGGACAACGATCGTGACGCTGAAAGCGCTGATTTTTGGCGCGCGCTCCGAGCGCTTTGCCGGGCTGGGCTCAGAGCAACTCGCGCTCGACCTTTTGGATGATCGCGCCGAGGAGACGCGGAAGACGGCGGCGGGGAACGACGACGTTCCGCCAGGCGAGCCAGCCAGAAACACACCACGCAAAAAGGCCGAGCGCAACATTGGGAAGCTGCCCGAGCATCTTCCCCGCTGCGAGCGCGTGATCGAGCCGGCGACGACGCTGTGTCCCTGCTGCAAAGGAAAAATGCATCGCATCGGAGAGGATGTGAGCGAGGCGCTCGACCGCGTTCCGGCCGTGCTGCGTGTCTTGCGCACGATTCGGCCCAAATATGCGTGCCGGGCTTGTGAAAGCGCAGTCGTGCAGGCGCCAGCGCCGGCGCAATTGATCGAAGGCGGCATGGTCTCGACGGCGCTCGTCGCCCATATTGCCGTCGCCAAATACGGCTGGTTGTCGACCCTCTACCGTCAGACCGCCATCCTTGCCGGCCAGGGCGCCGTCGTCGATCGGCAGACGCTGGCGCGCTGGATGAAGCGGACGGCCTGGATGCTGAAGGGGCTCTATGATCTGCAATTGGCGGTGATGCATCGCTGTCCGCGGCTCTTCTGCGACGAGACGCCGATGCCTGTGCTGGCGCCCGGGCATGTGAAGCTCCGACAGTTCTGGGCGCATGCGACCGACGACCGCCCGTGGGCGGGACCTGCTCCGCCTGCCGTCGCCTATGTGTTCGCTGGAGGCCGCAGCAAGAAGGAGATCGCATCGCAGCTTTCCGGCTTTACAGGGATCTTGCAGGTTGACGGCTACGCCGCCTACAAGGCTCTGGTTAAAGACGAGCGCGCCGAGAGCCGCATCACGCTCGCCTTCTGCCTCACTCACGCACGTCGCAAGTTCGTCGCGGTGTTCAAGACGACGAACTCGCCATTCGCCAAAGAGGTCATCGAGACGATCGCAATGGTCTATGCGATCGAGAAGCGCATTCGCGGCAAAAGCGCCGACGAGCGGCACGCTATCCGGCACGTGGAGACAAAGCCGATCATGGAGGCGCTACACGCCCGCTTGGTCGTCGTGCGCGATGGACTGTCGCAAATCTCGCCGCTGACCAAGGCGATCAACTACACGCTCGCTCATTGGAGCGGACTGACGCGCTTTCTCGGTGACGGCCGCATCGAGCCGGACACCAACATCGTTGAGCGCCCTATTCGCTCGATCGCCATCGGCAAACGCAACTCACTTTTCGCCGGCGACAATGGCGGCGCAGAAACATGGGCGATCCTCTCTTCGCTGATTCAGACGGCGAAGCTCAATGGCGTCGATCCGGAGACGTGGCTCGCAGATGTGCTGGAGCGCATGGTCTCCGGCGCGACGACCAACAACCAACTCGCCGAGCTTCTGGCGTGGAACTGGAAAGCTGCGCGTGAACAAGGCAAATCGGCGGCTTGA